A stretch of the Methylacidiphilum caldifontis genome encodes the following:
- a CDS encoding ParB/RepB/Spo0J family partition protein has product MSKRSLGKGLSDLINPKSLFSSQPSEELGEKISMLKLQSILPNPYQPRKEIHEEELEELVQSIKEKGVLQPIIVRQLKEDCFELIAGERRWRSARKAGLEVIPAIVRKVSDSDLIELALVENLQRSDLNPIEEARGYALMIEKFGLTQEAVAHRLGKNRVTVANSLRLLSLSQPVQELIEKGILSQGHGKVLLGIVDQKLQEKIAQKIVKEGWSVRKTEQFVGSYESRRKKHDQVKENQSVPFKTIETELCSKLGSKVKIRGDKNSGKIEIAFNSLQDLQRVLSFLGITF; this is encoded by the coding sequence ATGTCTAAAAGAAGCCTTGGAAAAGGTCTTAGTGATTTGATTAATCCTAAATCTCTCTTTTCATCTCAGCCTAGCGAAGAATTAGGAGAAAAAATAAGCATGTTAAAGCTGCAAAGTATCCTCCCTAATCCTTATCAACCTAGAAAAGAGATCCATGAAGAAGAATTGGAGGAGTTGGTTCAATCCATAAAGGAAAAAGGCGTACTCCAACCTATAATTGTCAGGCAACTCAAAGAAGATTGTTTTGAGTTGATCGCTGGAGAAAGAAGATGGAGATCGGCAAGAAAAGCTGGACTTGAAGTTATCCCTGCGATTGTAAGAAAAGTTTCTGACAGCGATCTCATAGAGCTGGCTTTGGTAGAAAACCTTCAGCGGAGCGATCTTAACCCCATTGAAGAGGCCAGAGGTTATGCCCTGATGATCGAAAAATTTGGGTTGACCCAGGAAGCTGTAGCCCACAGGCTTGGGAAAAATAGAGTAACGGTAGCTAATTCTCTAAGGCTATTGAGCCTTTCGCAACCTGTACAAGAGCTTATTGAAAAGGGTATTCTCAGTCAAGGTCATGGAAAAGTTTTACTCGGTATTGTTGATCAAAAGCTGCAGGAGAAAATCGCTCAAAAAATAGTTAAAGAAGGCTGGTCGGTAAGGAAAACTGAGCAATTTGTTGGTAGCTATGAGAGCAGAAGAAAAAAACATGACCAAGTCAAAGAGAATCAATCAGTTCCATTTAAAACTATTGAAACAGAGCTCTGTTCAAAATTAGGTTCAAAAGTGAAAATCAGAGGAGATAAAAATTCAGGAAAAATTGAGATTGCTTTCAATTCTCTTCAGGATCTTCAGCGGGTTCTTTCTTTCCTTGGAATAACTTTTTAA
- a CDS encoding CAP domain-containing protein codes for MNEKKTRFRTVSYKIFWSIFLFPFCVCGQMTSENSPSSSFNLEEFRHKTLLLINQFRQEHNLHSLASNPALDKISQQWAEHIAQEKKLVHRSLSSLKEIVQEEGWGSINENLHYSTEGLDPEETVRAWQKSPGHRKNLLDESIQIAGIGAAENGRTGYVVFNGASVISRENSSSARLPLFFKKLFQGKKEPAEDPEEN; via the coding sequence ATGAATGAAAAGAAAACACGATTTAGGACGGTAAGCTATAAAATATTTTGGTCTATTTTTCTTTTTCCTTTTTGTGTATGTGGACAAATGACCTCGGAAAATAGTCCTTCTTCATCCTTTAATTTGGAAGAATTTAGGCATAAAACCCTCCTTCTCATTAACCAATTCCGCCAGGAGCATAACCTCCATTCCCTGGCTTCTAATCCTGCTCTTGATAAAATCAGCCAACAGTGGGCAGAACATATCGCTCAGGAAAAAAAACTTGTGCATCGTTCCTTGAGCTCTTTAAAAGAAATTGTCCAAGAGGAAGGATGGGGTTCAATCAATGAAAACCTTCATTATTCAACCGAAGGTCTCGATCCAGAGGAAACGGTCAGGGCATGGCAAAAAAGTCCTGGTCATAGAAAAAATTTACTGGATGAAAGCATTCAAATAGCAGGCATAGGCGCAGCAGAAAATGGAAGGACCGGTTACGTCGTTTTTAACGGAGCATCAGTTATAAGTAGAGAAAATTCTTCTTCAGCTCGATTGCCTCTTTTTTTTAAAAAGTTATTCCAAGGAAAGAAAGAACCCGCTGAAGATCCTGAAGAGAATTGA
- the mutL gene encoding DNA mismatch repair endonuclease MutL has translation MGRKIHILAEDVVNQIAAGEIIERPASILKELLENSIDAGATQIDVETRSGGISWIKVKDDGCGMNKEDAFLSLERHATSKLYSLNDFSNLMTYGFRGEALPAIASVTKFTLATQEKDSPEGVIIEVHGGKIVRVEQTAGLAGTSVTASSLFYNLPPRLKFLKSPQTELLHLQRQLILAALSHPEIGIRYSHSPGGKGQWEKGEDLWTRISSVLGEEWAKELCWIDKEGEGFRIYGAVSKPGVGRPSREDMFFFVNKRAIESRSFYLGVIDAYRNSLMKGLYPLCALYVEVNPDEIDINVHPTKKEVRFKREYAFRDFVYKAILEKLSTAKLFSNQVVEEQIDEKMLPENSKGFTQLHPCITAKAENEKLFDREHRFHARAIEDNQGKENSVEYKVIGLFCSLYIAIETIDGIILIDQHAAHERVLFEKMLLEFESFKKQSQKLLAPCLLKLSSAEAEVLSNCLSWFEKLGFEIRPFGLCTFLLESIPSGIKRTDYEQFFREVIAELVETDRQNKTARFFWHRDIALAVCRQAIKSGDPLTKEEQEELVKSLFSCQFPNTCPHGRPTWIKINYKEIESRFGRSGPSGCAMKGQLL, from the coding sequence ATGGGAAGAAAAATTCACATCTTGGCAGAAGATGTAGTGAATCAAATCGCTGCGGGGGAAATCATCGAAAGACCCGCTTCGATTTTAAAAGAACTCTTAGAAAATTCAATAGATGCTGGGGCAACCCAAATCGATGTTGAAACTCGTTCTGGAGGTATATCCTGGATCAAGGTCAAGGATGATGGGTGTGGAATGAACAAAGAAGATGCTTTTCTCTCGTTAGAAAGGCATGCAACAAGCAAGCTTTACAGTTTGAATGACTTCTCAAATCTTATGACTTATGGATTTCGTGGAGAAGCACTTCCGGCCATTGCATCAGTCACCAAATTTACGTTAGCTACCCAAGAAAAAGATAGTCCAGAAGGAGTGATTATTGAAGTCCATGGGGGGAAAATTGTTCGGGTGGAGCAAACTGCTGGATTAGCAGGAACTTCAGTTACGGCTAGTTCTCTTTTTTATAATTTGCCTCCTCGGCTCAAGTTTTTGAAATCTCCTCAAACCGAGCTTTTGCATCTTCAAAGGCAGCTTATTTTAGCAGCTCTCTCTCATCCTGAGATTGGCATTCGATACAGCCATAGCCCAGGAGGTAAAGGACAATGGGAAAAAGGCGAAGATCTTTGGACAAGAATCAGTTCTGTTTTAGGAGAGGAATGGGCAAAAGAACTTTGCTGGATTGATAAGGAAGGGGAAGGATTTAGGATTTATGGGGCTGTGAGTAAACCTGGTGTAGGAAGACCTTCTCGAGAAGATATGTTCTTTTTTGTTAATAAAAGGGCAATAGAATCAAGAAGTTTTTATCTGGGAGTAATCGATGCTTATCGCAACTCTTTAATGAAAGGACTCTATCCTCTTTGTGCTCTTTATGTAGAAGTCAATCCCGATGAGATCGACATCAACGTGCATCCCACAAAAAAGGAGGTCCGTTTTAAAAGGGAATATGCTTTTAGAGATTTTGTATACAAAGCTATTTTAGAAAAACTTTCCACAGCTAAGCTCTTTTCGAATCAGGTTGTTGAAGAACAAATCGATGAAAAAATGCTCCCAGAGAATTCAAAAGGCTTTACTCAATTACATCCTTGTATAACGGCGAAAGCCGAGAACGAAAAGCTCTTTGATAGGGAACACCGCTTTCATGCCAGGGCTATTGAAGATAACCAAGGGAAAGAAAACAGTGTTGAATACAAGGTTATCGGTCTTTTTTGCTCCCTTTACATTGCTATCGAAACCATTGATGGGATTATATTGATTGACCAGCATGCCGCACACGAAAGGGTATTGTTTGAAAAAATGCTTTTGGAGTTTGAATCTTTTAAAAAACAGTCACAAAAGTTACTTGCCCCCTGTCTTTTAAAGCTTTCTTCAGCTGAGGCTGAGGTGCTATCAAATTGTCTTAGCTGGTTTGAGAAGCTTGGTTTTGAGATCCGTCCCTTCGGGCTTTGTACTTTTCTTTTGGAATCCATCCCTAGTGGAATAAAAAGAACCGACTATGAACAGTTTTTTCGAGAAGTTATCGCAGAGTTAGTGGAAACAGACAGGCAAAATAAAACGGCCCGTTTTTTTTGGCATAGAGACATTGCCCTAGCTGTGTGTCGACAAGCCATAAAATCGGGAGATCCATTGACTAAAGAAGAACAAGAAGAGTTAGTTAAAAGCCTTTTTTCTTGTCAATTTCCCAACACCTGTCCTCATGGAAGACCAACTTGGATAAAAATCAACTACAAAGAAATTGAAAGCCGTTTTGGACGATCTGGTCCCTCAGGCTGTGCAATGAAGGGACAACTTCTATAA
- the ychF gene encoding redox-regulated ATPase YchF, translating into MLQAGLVGLPNVGKSTLFNALTKSKKAEAANYPFCTINPNVGIVTVADNRLEELAQLSKSANIIAAAIKVVDIAGLVKGASQGEGLGNQFLSHIREVDAILLMLRCFGGSEIHHVSGNIDPVEDLDIILTELSLADYASVEKQLEKAKKGSLSKGKVLCDLSLLEKLSFFLAQGTPVFSIGLKAEELSQIKSLCLLTAKPVLLVCNVHETELQLGENNPFVKKVIDYVGKNPFYEYVILSAQLEAELNELEIQEKKEYLASLGLTDSGCDNLIQRVYKLLGLRTFFTTGPKETRAWTIRAGDTASKAAGVIHSDFERGFIAAECLYYEDFIKYGSFAKAREAGKIRIEGRDYIVGDGEIIEFRFNV; encoded by the coding sequence ATGTTACAAGCAGGCCTTGTCGGATTACCTAATGTGGGTAAAAGCACTCTTTTTAATGCCCTTACAAAGAGCAAAAAAGCTGAAGCCGCCAATTATCCTTTTTGTACAATTAACCCTAATGTTGGCATTGTTACAGTTGCGGATAATAGGCTTGAAGAACTGGCTCAGCTTTCAAAATCAGCAAATATCATTGCCGCTGCAATTAAGGTTGTTGATATTGCAGGACTTGTAAAAGGAGCAAGTCAGGGAGAAGGTTTAGGCAATCAATTCTTGAGTCATATTCGGGAAGTCGATGCGATTCTTTTGATGCTTCGCTGTTTTGGGGGTAGCGAAATTCATCATGTCTCAGGAAACATAGATCCAGTAGAGGATCTTGACATTATCCTTACTGAGCTTTCGCTTGCTGATTATGCAAGCGTAGAAAAACAGCTGGAGAAAGCCAAAAAAGGGAGTCTTTCCAAGGGGAAGGTACTTTGCGATCTTTCTCTTCTGGAAAAACTATCCTTTTTTCTGGCTCAAGGAACACCTGTCTTTTCTATAGGTTTAAAGGCTGAAGAGTTGAGCCAAATAAAAAGTCTTTGCCTGTTGACAGCTAAGCCTGTTCTATTAGTTTGCAATGTTCATGAAACCGAACTTCAGCTGGGAGAAAACAATCCATTTGTAAAGAAGGTTATCGATTATGTGGGAAAAAATCCCTTCTATGAATATGTCATTCTTTCTGCTCAACTTGAAGCAGAACTCAACGAACTTGAAATCCAAGAAAAAAAAGAATACCTGGCTTCTTTAGGCCTCACGGATTCCGGATGTGATAATCTTATACAGAGGGTATACAAGCTGTTGGGATTAAGAACATTTTTTACAACAGGGCCCAAAGAAACCCGTGCATGGACGATACGTGCAGGTGATACGGCATCTAAGGCAGCTGGGGTCATTCATTCTGATTTTGAAAGAGGTTTCATTGCTGCTGAATGTCTTTACTATGAAGATTTTATTAAGTATGGCTCTTTTGCTAAAGCTAGGGAAGCGGGAAAGATAAGGATTGAAGGCAGGGATTATATCGTGGGTGATGGAGAAATTATCGAGTTTCGTTTTAATGTTTAA
- the nusG gene encoding transcription termination/antitermination protein NusG — MEKRWSEESLWYCLSIHPKKEKIAVENLKKENIEIYFPQLCYSKTRGGKVSRVLEPLFPGYLFAKFNLYSKLILVRSTKGIKTVVHFGFNYPIIPECFIHELKMHFGAEGIKTVQKRIEVGSTITIAKGPFQGFPGIVQGYVPAKERVRVLLEWLGRTVQTEIGIKEIELNDLTLFKKDLGPSDH, encoded by the coding sequence ATGGAGAAAAGATGGTCTGAGGAATCTTTGTGGTACTGTCTTTCTATACATCCCAAAAAAGAAAAAATTGCGGTGGAAAATTTAAAAAAAGAAAATATTGAAATCTATTTTCCTCAACTCTGTTATAGTAAAACAAGGGGTGGAAAGGTTTCTAGGGTATTGGAACCCTTGTTTCCGGGCTATCTTTTTGCTAAATTTAATCTTTACTCCAAGCTTATTTTGGTTCGTTCTACAAAAGGGATAAAAACAGTCGTTCATTTTGGTTTCAATTATCCCATCATTCCCGAGTGTTTTATCCATGAGTTAAAAATGCATTTTGGGGCTGAGGGAATCAAGACAGTTCAGAAAAGGATTGAAGTTGGTTCAACGATTACTATCGCTAAGGGTCCTTTTCAAGGTTTTCCGGGTATTGTGCAGGGATATGTTCCAGCAAAAGAGCGAGTCAGAGTGCTTCTTGAATGGTTGGGAAGAACTGTCCAAACAGAAATCGGGATAAAAGAAATTGAGCTCAATGACTTGACCCTTTTCAAGAAGGATTTAGG